In Methylomagnum ishizawai, one DNA window encodes the following:
- the potB gene encoding spermidine/putrescine ABC transporter permease PotB: MRTQPPIFAYLLPLWLILFTLLPLLMVVAVSLMRRDESGLIAPVFTLANYARLLNPLYLKVFGHSLALAAVATTLCLIVGYPFAYLLSRVRAGWRPVLLTWVIVPFWTNSLARVYAMRGMLAAQGPVNTGLLALGWIDEPIRLLYTGPAVAIGLVYVLLPFMVLPLYSSFEKLDRRLIEAARDLGAGRFATFWRVIVPLTAPGIAAGSLLVFLPALGMFYVTDVLGGARGLLVGNFLKDQFLDARDWPFGAAASVLVIALLFVFLALYGRVRRGIGHG; this comes from the coding sequence ATGCGAACCCAACCCCCAATCTTCGCCTATCTCCTCCCCCTTTGGCTGATCCTTTTCACCTTGCTGCCGCTGCTGATGGTGGTCGCCGTCAGCTTGATGCGCCGCGACGAATCCGGCTTGATCGCGCCGGTTTTCACCCTCGCCAATTATGCCCGGTTGCTCAATCCGCTCTATCTCAAGGTGTTCGGCCATTCACTGGCGCTGGCGGCGGTGGCGACGACCTTGTGCTTGATTGTCGGTTATCCCTTCGCCTATCTGTTGTCGCGGGTGCGGGCGGGTTGGCGGCCCGTGCTGTTGACGTGGGTGATCGTACCATTCTGGACCAATTCGCTGGCGCGGGTCTATGCCATGCGTGGGATGCTCGCCGCCCAGGGGCCGGTGAATACCGGGCTATTGGCGCTGGGCTGGATCGATGAGCCTATCCGCCTGCTCTATACCGGCCCGGCGGTCGCCATCGGCCTCGTCTACGTCCTGCTGCCGTTCATGGTCCTGCCCTTGTATTCGAGCTTCGAGAAACTCGACCGCCGCCTGATCGAAGCGGCCCGCGACTTGGGCGCGGGTCGCTTCGCCACCTTTTGGCGGGTGATCGTGCCCTTGACCGCGCCGGGCATCGCGGCGGGGAGCCTTTTGGTGTTTCTGCCCGCGCTGGGGATGTTCTATGTCACCGATGTGCTGGGCGGGGCGCGGGGGTTGTTGGTCGGCAATTTCCTCAAGGACCAATTCCTCGACGCCCGCGATTGGCCGTTCGGGGCCGCCGCCAGCGTTTTGGTGATCGCGCTGTTGTTCGTGTTCTTGGCTTTGTATGGCCGGGTCCGGCGTGGGATCGGCCATGGCTAG
- the potC gene encoding spermidine/putrescine ABC transporter permease PotC: MARAYLALVYGFLYLPMALLVAYSFNPSKYATRWEGWTLDWYRNLALDDGLKQAALHSLTVAGWAASLGTVVGSLGAVGLYRYRFRGRALAQGLLLVGMMSPDIVVGVSLLVLFIALRVELGFWTLLLAHTGFCLPFVVVTVLSRLQGFDRGLIEAAQDLGAGETAALARVVLPLCLPAIAAGWLLSFTLSLDDVVVSFFVTGPEFEVLPLRIYSMVRLGVKPEVNALASLLFALSLLLVSLSQCLLRRGPR; encoded by the coding sequence ATGGCTAGGGCTTATCTGGCACTGGTCTATGGCTTTTTGTACCTGCCGATGGCTTTGCTGGTGGCGTATTCCTTCAATCCCTCCAAGTACGCCACCCGCTGGGAAGGTTGGACCTTGGATTGGTACCGCAACCTGGCGCTGGACGATGGCCTCAAGCAAGCCGCGCTGCATTCGCTGACCGTGGCCGGCTGGGCCGCGAGTCTGGGTACCGTGGTCGGCAGTTTGGGCGCGGTGGGCCTGTACCGCTACCGCTTCCGGGGGCGGGCGCTGGCCCAGGGTTTGTTGCTGGTGGGCATGATGTCGCCGGATATCGTGGTGGGGGTGTCGCTGCTGGTGTTGTTCATCGCTTTGCGGGTGGAACTGGGATTCTGGACCTTGTTGCTGGCTCATACCGGCTTTTGCCTGCCTTTCGTCGTGGTCACGGTGCTGTCGCGCTTGCAAGGCTTCGACCGGGGTTTGATCGAAGCGGCCCAGGATTTGGGCGCGGGCGAAACGGCGGCGCTGGCGCGGGTGGTCCTGCCCTTGTGCCTTCCGGCCATCGCGGCGGGGTGGCTGTTGAGTTTCACCTTGTCGCTGGACGATGTGGTGGTGAGCTTTTTCGTGACCGGGCCGGAGTTCGAGGTGTTGCCCTTGCGGATTTATTCCATGGTGCGGCTGGGTGTGAAGCCGGAGGTGAACGCGCTGGCGAGTTTGTTGTTCGCGCTGTCCTTGCTGTTGGTGTCCCTGTCCCAATGCTTGTTGCGCCGGGGGCCGCGATGA
- a CDS encoding extracellular solute-binding protein — protein MRLWLALWLGGFAAAARAEAPELRVFNWSDYLPDEVVERFTAETGIAVTVSTYDSNEAMFAKLKLLDGKGYDLAVPSTYFVDKLRAAGLLRPLERVKLPGFVHLDPRHLNQAFDPGNAYSLPYLWGTTGIAVDARKIDPASVDGWADLWHPRFKGALLLPNDMREVFGLALRTLGLSGNTTEPRQIEAAYTELRGLMPNIRLFNSDSPLVLLVTGEIDIGVVWNGNAYHARRENPDIRYIYPKEGCILWMDNWVIPKGAEHPDNAHRLLDFLLRPEIAALVTEKIGYASPNAEAVRRLKPELRDDPTVYPGEAVLRKGEYQTDIGDAVTLYTDYWERLKAGE, from the coding sequence ATGAGGCTGTGGCTGGCGCTGTGGTTGGGTGGGTTCGCCGCCGCCGCGCGGGCCGAGGCGCCAGAACTGCGGGTTTTCAATTGGTCGGATTATCTGCCGGACGAGGTGGTCGAGCGCTTCACAGCGGAAACCGGCATCGCGGTCACGGTGTCCACCTACGACAGCAACGAGGCCATGTTCGCCAAGCTCAAGCTGCTGGACGGCAAGGGCTACGATCTGGCGGTGCCCTCGACCTATTTCGTGGACAAACTGCGGGCGGCGGGTTTGTTGCGGCCTTTGGAGCGGGTCAAGCTGCCGGGGTTCGTCCACCTCGATCCGCGCCATCTCAATCAAGCCTTCGATCCGGGCAATGCCTACAGCCTGCCGTATCTGTGGGGCACGACCGGGATCGCGGTCGATGCCCGCAAGATCGATCCGGCTTCGGTGGACGGCTGGGCCGACCTGTGGCATCCAAGGTTCAAAGGCGCGTTGTTGCTGCCCAACGATATGCGCGAGGTGTTCGGTTTGGCCTTGCGGACCTTGGGCCTGTCGGGCAATACCACCGAGCCGCGCCAGATCGAGGCGGCTTACACCGAACTCCGGGGTTTGATGCCGAATATCCGGCTGTTCAACTCGGACTCGCCCCTGGTGCTGCTGGTTACGGGCGAGATCGATATCGGCGTGGTGTGGAATGGCAACGCCTACCACGCCCGCCGGGAAAACCCCGATATCCGCTATATCTACCCGAAAGAAGGCTGCATCCTGTGGATGGACAATTGGGTGATCCCCAAGGGCGCGGAACATCCCGACAACGCCCACCGCCTGCTGGATTTCCTGCTCAGGCCCGAAATCGCGGCCCTCGTCACCGAGAAGATTGGTTATGCCTCGCCCAACGCCGAGGCCGTCCGGCGGCTCAAACCGGAACTGCGCGACGATCCGACCGTGTATCCTGGCGAGGCGGTCTTGCGGAAAGGCGAGTACCAGACCGATATCGGCGACGCGGTCACGCTGTATACCGATTATTGGGAGCGGCTGAAGGCGGGCGAATAG
- the parE gene encoding DNA topoisomerase IV subunit B, with the protein MNDNYDASSIEVLSGLDPVRKRPGMYTDTARPNHLVQEVVDNSVDEALAGFAKTIDVRLMADGGIEVRDDGRGMPVDIHPELGVSGVEVILTKLHAGGKFSNKNYRFSGGLHGVGVSVVNALSDKLEVEVRRGGKVSAMAFARGEKTQDLRIIGDAPKRETGTTVRFWPEAHYFDTPKVAAPRLKALLRAKAVLCPGLKISLSDEATQETETWHYQNGLPQYLLDRIGARECVPEEPFVGSLESRQEAADWAVAWTVDGDIVAESYVNLVPTPQGGTHVNGLRTGLTEAVREFCEFRNLLPRGVKIAPEDVWERCHYVLSVKLQEPQFSGQTKERLSSRECAAFVSGVVKDAFSLWLNQHPAVGERIAELVIESAQKRLKASRQVTRKKVTAGPALPGKLADCSGQDINLSELFLVEGDSAGGSAKQARDKEYQAIMPLRGKILNTWEVEPGAVLASQEVHDISVAIGVEPGCADLTGLRYGKVCILADADSDGNHIATLLCALFVRHFRPLVAAGHVFVAMPPLYRIDVGKQVYYALDESEKKGVLDRIEAEKIKGKINVQRFKGLGEMNPSQLRETTMNPDTRRLVQLTLEELAEQETTDERLDMLLAKKRAPDRKAWLEAKGNLAEV; encoded by the coding sequence ATGAACGACAACTACGACGCCTCTTCCATCGAAGTCCTTTCCGGCCTCGACCCGGTGCGGAAACGCCCCGGCATGTACACCGACACCGCCCGCCCCAACCATCTGGTCCAAGAAGTCGTCGATAACAGCGTCGACGAAGCCCTGGCCGGTTTCGCCAAGACCATCGACGTGCGGCTCATGGCCGACGGTGGCATCGAAGTCCGCGACGATGGCCGCGGCATGCCGGTCGATATCCATCCCGAACTCGGCGTGTCCGGGGTCGAGGTCATCCTGACCAAGCTGCACGCGGGCGGCAAATTCTCCAACAAGAACTACCGCTTCTCCGGCGGCCTGCACGGCGTCGGGGTGTCGGTGGTGAACGCGCTCTCCGACAAGCTGGAAGTCGAAGTCCGCCGGGGCGGCAAGGTATCCGCCATGGCCTTCGCCCGCGGCGAAAAAACCCAAGACCTCCGCATCATCGGCGACGCCCCCAAACGGGAGACCGGCACCACGGTCAGGTTTTGGCCGGAAGCCCATTATTTCGACACGCCCAAGGTGGCCGCGCCCCGGCTCAAAGCCTTGCTGCGGGCCAAGGCCGTACTCTGCCCCGGCTTGAAAATCAGCCTCAGCGACGAAGCCACCCAGGAAACCGAAACCTGGCACTACCAAAACGGCCTGCCCCAATACCTGCTGGACCGGATCGGGGCCAGGGAATGCGTGCCGGAAGAGCCCTTCGTCGGCAGCCTGGAAAGCCGCCAGGAAGCGGCGGATTGGGCCGTGGCCTGGACGGTGGACGGGGACATCGTGGCCGAAAGCTATGTCAACCTGGTGCCCACCCCGCAGGGCGGCACCCATGTCAACGGCCTCCGCACCGGCCTGACCGAAGCCGTGCGGGAGTTCTGTGAATTCCGCAACCTGCTGCCGCGCGGGGTGAAGATCGCCCCGGAAGATGTGTGGGAACGCTGCCATTACGTGCTGTCGGTCAAGTTGCAAGAACCGCAGTTTTCCGGGCAGACCAAAGAGCGCCTGAGTTCCAGGGAATGCGCCGCCTTCGTTTCCGGCGTGGTCAAGGACGCCTTCAGCCTGTGGTTGAACCAACACCCGGCGGTGGGCGAGCGTATCGCCGAATTGGTGATCGAAAGCGCCCAGAAGCGGCTGAAAGCCAGCCGCCAAGTCACCCGCAAGAAAGTCACGGCGGGACCGGCCCTGCCCGGCAAACTGGCCGATTGTTCGGGGCAGGATATCAACCTGTCCGAGTTGTTCCTGGTGGAAGGCGATTCCGCCGGGGGTTCGGCCAAACAAGCCCGCGACAAGGAATACCAAGCCATCATGCCCTTGCGCGGCAAAATCCTGAACACCTGGGAAGTCGAGCCGGGCGCGGTGCTGGCCTCGCAGGAAGTCCACGATATCAGTGTCGCCATCGGGGTGGAGCCGGGTTGCGCCGACCTGACCGGGCTGCGCTATGGCAAGGTCTGCATCCTGGCCGACGCCGATTCCGACGGCAACCATATCGCCACGCTGTTATGCGCCTTGTTCGTGCGGCATTTCCGGCCCTTGGTGGCGGCAGGCCATGTGTTCGTGGCGATGCCGCCCCTGTACCGCATCGACGTGGGCAAGCAGGTCTATTACGCCCTGGACGAATCGGAGAAAAAGGGCGTCCTCGACCGCATCGAGGCCGAGAAGATCAAGGGCAAGATCAATGTGCAGCGCTTCAAGGGCCTGGGCGAGATGAACCCCTCGCAACTGCGGGAAACCACCATGAACCCCGATACCCGCCGCCTGGTGCAACTCACCTTGGAGGAACTGGCGGAACAGGAGACCACCGACGAGCGCCTCGACATGCTGCTGGCGAAAAAACGCGCCCCGGACCGCAAAGCCTGGCTGGAGGCCAAGGGCAATCTGGCCGAGGTGTAG
- a CDS encoding class I SAM-dependent methyltransferase, whose protein sequence is MSISFRDYPDIKSALDERSLNPQVRTAFQHALRGREWLSCLDLGAGAGASLWRLLNADLKADLAITAVDPDRDLLELALRRLAVLLRARDFEVATPGPDHIQARRGGRSISIEFVAAGPEDFNRQEPTRQFDVVVAHHVTDLLPTQAMADRIASWLKPQGVFYAALNYDTGTTVFPAYRDADLEQRILATYDSAMETRRMRDQPAEAAKPGGWLHGALLESQLDILAQGASDWNLTPLRRAYRDQDDLCLDAVLAHIRDEADRSGGIGPRALDAWHRDRRQEIDRRRLGLIVHQVDVLARRGA, encoded by the coding sequence ATGAGCATCTCATTCCGTGACTATCCCGATATCAAATCCGCACTAGACGAACGCAGCCTCAACCCCCAAGTCCGCACCGCCTTCCAGCACGCCCTGCGCGGGCGGGAATGGCTGTCCTGCCTCGACCTCGGGGCGGGGGCGGGCGCGTCGCTATGGCGGCTCCTCAACGCCGACCTCAAGGCCGACCTCGCCATCACCGCCGTGGACCCGGACCGCGACCTGCTGGAGCTAGCGCTCCGGCGCCTCGCGGTCCTGCTCAGGGCGCGGGATTTCGAGGTGGCGACGCCCGGACCGGACCACATCCAGGCCCGGCGCGGCGGACGCTCGATCAGCATCGAGTTCGTGGCCGCCGGTCCCGAGGACTTCAACCGCCAAGAACCCACCCGCCAATTCGACGTGGTGGTCGCCCACCATGTGACGGACCTGCTGCCGACCCAGGCCATGGCCGATCGCATCGCCTCCTGGCTCAAGCCCCAGGGCGTGTTCTATGCCGCCCTCAACTACGACACCGGCACCACCGTGTTCCCGGCCTACCGCGACGCCGACCTGGAACAGCGCATCCTCGCGACCTACGACTCCGCGATGGAGACCCGGCGGATGCGGGACCAACCCGCCGAGGCTGCGAAACCGGGGGGGTGGCTACACGGGGCGCTGCTCGAAAGCCAACTGGACATCCTGGCCCAAGGGGCCTCCGATTGGAACCTGACCCCACTACGCCGCGCCTACCGCGACCAGGACGATCTTTGCCTGGACGCCGTTCTCGCCCACATCCGCGACGAAGCGGACCGCTCCGGCGGGATCGGACCCCGCGCGCTCGACGCCTGGCACCGCGACCGCCGCCAGGAAATCGACCGCCGCAGGCTGGGCCTGATCGTCCACCAGGTGGATGTGCTGGCCCGGCGCGGGGCTTGA
- a CDS encoding CBS domain-containing protein, with protein MRVGDLMHTKVFTVEEEALIERVFFLMHYEKIRHVPVVNKKSEVIGIVSDRDLYKALGPKNNSNVIEESGDKAAALHVVPQKVRHIMHRAVLTINPNEQISDAAAIMAKHRIGALPVVKDNKLVGIITTTDLLRYFSKVKLPDAVPAAGPDAA; from the coding sequence ATGCGTGTCGGCGATTTAATGCACACCAAGGTGTTCACCGTCGAAGAAGAAGCCTTGATCGAGCGGGTGTTTTTCCTGATGCACTACGAGAAGATCCGCCACGTCCCGGTCGTCAATAAAAAGAGCGAAGTCATCGGGATCGTCTCGGATCGCGACCTGTACAAGGCGCTCGGTCCCAAGAACAACTCGAATGTGATCGAGGAGAGCGGGGACAAGGCGGCGGCCCTGCATGTCGTCCCCCAGAAAGTGCGCCACATAATGCACCGCGCCGTGCTGACCATCAACCCGAACGAACAGATTTCCGACGCGGCGGCGATCATGGCGAAGCACCGTATCGGCGCCTTGCCGGTGGTGAAGGACAACAAACTGGTGGGCATCATCACCACCACCGACCTGTTGCGCTATTTCAGCAAGGTCAAGCTGCCGGACGCCGTCCCCGCCGCCGGGCCGGATGCCGCCTGA
- a CDS encoding zinc-binding dehydrogenase: MVYPIEPSHALSARNPYRAPRPPYGKNNRSPGAAPAQAVFHTARHSVSVRDTEVPAPKPGELLIKAHCSAISPGTESLIFRGGMPEGWGLDAAPSKSGGEFRYPFKYGYALVGEVVEVGAGEDRDWLGKRVFAFHPHQDYIAIDQGQCQRLPEGMPAERALFLANLETALNLVQDAGPLAGERAMVFGQGVVGLLTTALLGQFPLSELITADPLPLRRERSKELGAGLAIDPSKGRELAVLEECLFHGDHNGLDLAIEVSGHIEALNQAIALTGFDGRIVVGSWYGRHAGPVDLGGHFHRRRIRLVASQVGTLNPALSGRWSKDRRLKLAFDWLDRIQPERLITHRFPLSECQQAFEVVGDKLAGALQVVFEYRG; the protein is encoded by the coding sequence ATGGTTTACCCCATCGAACCCTCGCACGCCCTGTCGGCGCGCAATCCCTACCGCGCCCCGCGCCCGCCCTATGGCAAAAACAACCGTTCCCCCGGAGCGGCCCCGGCCCAGGCGGTATTCCATACCGCCCGCCATTCGGTGAGCGTCCGCGACACCGAGGTCCCCGCCCCCAAGCCCGGCGAACTGCTCATCAAGGCCCATTGCTCGGCCATCAGCCCCGGCACCGAATCCCTGATCTTCCGGGGCGGGATGCCCGAGGGCTGGGGGCTGGACGCCGCCCCATCCAAATCCGGCGGCGAATTCCGCTACCCCTTCAAATACGGCTACGCCCTGGTCGGCGAGGTGGTGGAGGTAGGCGCGGGCGAGGACCGCGATTGGCTGGGCAAGCGGGTGTTCGCCTTCCATCCCCACCAGGACTACATCGCCATCGACCAGGGCCAATGCCAGCGCCTGCCGGAAGGGATGCCCGCCGAACGCGCCTTGTTCCTCGCCAACCTGGAAACCGCCCTGAACCTGGTGCAGGACGCCGGCCCCCTGGCCGGGGAACGGGCCATGGTGTTCGGTCAGGGCGTGGTGGGGCTGCTGACCACGGCCCTCCTCGGCCAATTCCCGCTGTCCGAACTCATCACGGCGGACCCCCTGCCGCTGCGGCGCGAGCGTTCCAAGGAATTGGGGGCCGGCCTCGCCATCGACCCCTCGAAGGGCCGCGAATTGGCGGTATTGGAAGAATGCCTGTTCCACGGCGACCACAACGGCCTGGACCTCGCCATCGAGGTCTCCGGCCATATCGAGGCGCTCAACCAGGCCATCGCCCTGACCGGCTTCGATGGCCGCATCGTGGTCGGCTCCTGGTATGGGCGCCACGCCGGGCCGGTGGATTTGGGCGGGCATTTCCACCGCCGCCGCATCCGCCTGGTGGCGAGCCAGGTCGGCACGCTCAACCCGGCGCTCAGCGGGCGCTGGAGCAAGGACCGGCGGCTCAAGCTGGCCTTCGACTGGCTGGACCGCATCCAGCCCGAGCGCCTCATCACCCACCGCTTCCCCCTGTCCGAATGCCAGCAGGCGTTCGAGGTGGTCGGCGACAAGTTGGCCGGAGCCTTGCAGGTGGTGTTCGAATACCGCGGCTGA
- the ribA gene encoding GTP cyclohydrolase II has protein sequence MVKNLVKTRIPTGYGEFNLYLYNEHGKEHLALVKGEVSGQALVPVRVHSECLTGDVFGSRRCDCGDQLKHTLQYLGRLPCGILVYLRQEGRGIGLRKKLEAYNLQDTGMDTVEANIHLGHQPDERDYGIAARILRDLGPQSIRLITNNPHKVDELTAHGIQVEARIPIEVGHHQDNLDYLRSKAAKMAHLLTFREETPEHRDLAFIEPLLDQLSLARAAANEAGPFVTLAYAQDLDGGTAAEAAPTSRPALTLTRHLRAQHDALLVDIDSLPAAPPSLRQGQGTDPRPVFLDDQLRTPPEALVQGGHPPLILTTGTPDPARVASLTERGAEVVAVGTDAEGGIDLLLALRALRERGIHTLMVEGGAATIRRFLRQRLVDYAVIAITPRLGGGPQAIGGPGPAGEAPTLGITDCQYQTLGSDIIAHGPVGYG, from the coding sequence GTGGTCAAGAACCTCGTCAAAACCCGAATTCCCACCGGCTACGGGGAATTCAACCTTTATCTTTATAACGAACACGGCAAGGAACACCTGGCCCTGGTCAAGGGCGAAGTGAGCGGGCAGGCTTTGGTGCCCGTGCGGGTCCATTCGGAATGCCTGACCGGGGACGTGTTCGGTTCCAGGCGCTGCGATTGCGGCGACCAGCTCAAGCATACCCTGCAATACCTGGGACGCCTGCCCTGTGGCATCCTAGTCTATCTGCGCCAGGAAGGCCGCGGCATCGGCCTCCGCAAAAAGCTGGAAGCCTACAACCTCCAAGACACCGGCATGGACACGGTGGAAGCCAATATCCACCTCGGCCACCAACCCGACGAACGCGATTACGGCATCGCCGCCCGCATCCTCCGCGATCTGGGTCCGCAATCGATCCGCCTCATCACCAACAACCCGCACAAGGTGGACGAACTCACCGCCCATGGCATCCAGGTCGAGGCGCGCATCCCCATCGAGGTCGGCCACCACCAGGACAACCTGGACTACCTGCGCTCCAAGGCCGCGAAGATGGCCCACCTGCTCACCTTCCGCGAAGAAACCCCGGAACACCGCGACCTCGCCTTCATCGAACCCCTGCTGGACCAGTTGTCCCTGGCCCGCGCCGCCGCCAACGAAGCCGGGCCCTTCGTGACCCTGGCCTATGCCCAGGACCTGGACGGCGGCACCGCAGCGGAGGCCGCGCCGACTTCCCGCCCGGCGCTGACCCTGACGCGCCACCTCCGCGCCCAGCATGACGCGCTGCTGGTGGATATCGATTCCCTCCCGGCCGCTCCGCCCAGCCTGCGCCAAGGCCAGGGGACCGATCCGAGGCCGGTGTTCCTCGACGACCAGCTTCGCACGCCGCCGGAGGCGCTGGTCCAGGGCGGCCACCCGCCCCTCATCCTCACCACCGGCACACCCGACCCGGCCCGCGTGGCCTCGCTCACCGAGCGCGGGGCCGAGGTCGTGGCGGTCGGAACCGATGCCGAGGGTGGCATCGACCTCCTGCTCGCCCTCCGCGCCCTGCGCGAGCGGGGCATCCATACCCTGATGGTGGAAGGCGGAGCCGCCACCATCCGCCGTTTCCTGCGGCAGCGCTTGGTGGACTACGCCGTCATCGCCATCACCCCCAGGCTCGGCGGCGGTCCCCAGGCCATCGGCGGCCCCGGCCCGGCGGGGGAAGCGCCCACCCTGGGCATCACGGACTGCCAGTACCAGACCCTAGGTTCGGATATCATCGCCCACGGCCCCGTGGGCTACGGGTAG
- a CDS encoding phosphotransferase enzyme family protein, translating into MTPSPCGPATTPPDLGSPPFQAAARFAPEPIATVEPLGRGLINATFLVATARRRFVLQRINARVFPDPVAIMANLRILTDHLRGTGANTPAHPLRLPGLLATVDGADFHRDGTGEYWRALDYIEDSRTLARLDHPAQAEAVGRALGRFHVLAGGIDPASMRDTLPGFHIAPQYLARFDAIAARPRPADGAALRAALDFVAARRDGLDVLEQAKRRGELIPRVVHGDPKLDNVLFDPEGRHAVGLVDLDTVKPGLIHYDLGDCLRSCCNRQGECERGGSARFDLDLCRAILEGYGAEARALLSPADHAYLYDAIRLLPLELGLRFLTDHLNGDVYFRVDAPGQNLERARAQFRLAESVERQEAAIRALTAGWA; encoded by the coding sequence ATGACCCCCTCCCCCTGCGGCCCCGCGACCACCCCACCCGACCTGGGTTCCCCGCCCTTCCAAGCCGCCGCGCGGTTCGCGCCCGAACCCATCGCCACGGTGGAACCCCTGGGCCGGGGGCTCATCAACGCCACCTTCCTGGTCGCGACCGCCCGTCGCCGCTTCGTCCTGCAACGCATCAACGCCAGGGTGTTCCCCGATCCCGTGGCGATCATGGCCAACCTCCGCATCCTGACCGATCATCTCCGTGGCACCGGGGCCAACACGCCCGCCCACCCCCTGCGCCTGCCCGGACTCCTCGCCACGGTGGACGGCGCGGATTTCCACCGCGACGGGACCGGGGAATACTGGCGGGCGCTGGATTACATCGAGGATTCCCGCACCCTGGCCCGGCTGGACCATCCCGCCCAGGCCGAGGCCGTGGGCCGGGCCTTGGGCCGCTTCCACGTCCTCGCGGGCGGCATCGATCCCGCTTCGATGCGCGATACCCTGCCCGGCTTCCATATCGCGCCCCAATATCTGGCCCGCTTCGACGCCATCGCCGCCCGGCCCCGCCCGGCGGACGGGGCGGCGCTACGGGCGGCCCTGGATTTCGTGGCGGCGCGGCGCGATGGCCTGGACGTGCTGGAACAAGCCAAGCGACGCGGCGAGTTGATTCCGCGCGTGGTCCATGGCGATCCCAAACTGGATAATGTGCTGTTCGACCCGGAAGGTCGGCACGCGGTCGGCCTGGTGGACCTCGATACGGTGAAGCCGGGCCTGATCCATTACGACCTGGGCGATTGCCTGCGTTCCTGCTGCAACCGGCAGGGCGAATGCGAACGCGGCGGATCGGCCCGCTTCGACCTCGACCTCTGCCGCGCCATCCTCGAAGGCTACGGGGCCGAGGCCCGCGCCCTCCTGAGTCCCGCCGACCACGCCTACCTGTACGACGCCATCCGGCTGTTGCCCTTGGAATTGGGGCTCCGGTTCCTGACCGACCATTTGAACGGGGATGTTTATTTCCGGGTCGATGCGCCGGGGCAGAACCTGGAACGGGCGCGGGCGCAATTCCGCTTGGCGGAAAGCGTGGAGCGCCAGGAAGCCGCGATCCGGGCCTTGACCGCCGGTTGGGCCTGA
- the smrA gene encoding DNA endonuclease SmrA produces the protein MPPEDFELFRQEMADVEPLSTPGLALSKPRTAPTPGQDYRREAAQREAGLFDENQLPTVFVEPLHPEAILSFKRGGIQNGVFRRLQRGGYDIEAMLDLHGLNVEQARHEVHRFIQDCLRHDVRLALISHGKGRNNKEQRPVLKSFLARWLPMFPEVMAFHSAQRYHGGAGALYLLLRKSERQKHKTREKLGLVSGKPEP, from the coding sequence ATGCCCCCCGAGGACTTTGAACTGTTCCGCCAGGAAATGGCCGATGTCGAGCCCTTGTCCACCCCCGGCCTCGCCCTGTCCAAGCCGCGCACCGCGCCCACGCCCGGCCAGGACTACCGGCGCGAAGCGGCCCAGCGCGAAGCCGGGCTGTTCGACGAGAACCAATTGCCCACCGTGTTCGTCGAGCCGCTGCACCCGGAAGCCATCCTCAGTTTCAAGCGCGGCGGCATCCAGAACGGCGTGTTCCGGCGCTTGCAACGCGGCGGCTACGATATCGAGGCCATGCTCGACCTGCACGGCTTGAACGTGGAGCAAGCCCGCCACGAAGTCCACCGCTTCATCCAGGATTGCCTGCGCCACGATGTGCGGCTGGCCCTCATCAGCCATGGCAAGGGCCGCAACAACAAGGAACAACGCCCGGTCCTCAAGAGCTTCCTGGCCCGCTGGCTGCCGATGTTCCCGGAAGTCATGGCCTTCCACAGCGCCCAGCGCTATCACGGCGGGGCCGGGGCGCTCTACCTGCTGCTGCGCAAGAGCGAACGGCAAAAACACAAGACCCGCGAAAAACTCGGACTCGTCTCCGGCAAACCCGAACCATGA